Within Eublepharis macularius isolate TG4126 chromosome 19, MPM_Emac_v1.0, whole genome shotgun sequence, the genomic segment gggtggagactGGAAATAGCAAGGTTTTTCAAaatttagcaagaatccaatacagacttCAAGAAacgctggaacagaacataagcaattctagggctgacattagacgcacaagtagttcataggagcacatatctAAGACagcaggtagtacataaggcaacatagtggtgaagtctacggtccttaactcattagcgaaacatctcagagcccctccctacaatacaaaagccttttgaataatttggttttgcatcgtttgtggaaagccaggagagtgggggctctcttgacctcctcaggcaggccgttccacagggtgggggccaccacagggaaagcctgtgtatgggctgctgttgatttcacccatgtgcagggtggcacatgGGCGAAATAGTTTTTGTGGATCCACATGGGGCAATAAAAACAGGGGAATACCctcacttttgaaattttgaaatggggaaatggctggggggggcgggaaaTGGCGGTGCGGGGGGAAGAGGCAGAaactttcccttcctccattgtggtattctcagatcttttgggctctccttttttaaaaacagccattccccacaactGCTGTGTGACTGTTGGGAACCTGAGTAGGGTTTGGACAATCTGGACCCAACTGTTTCAAAACTGGCACACCTAGAGAAACCCTTAGGAAAGTGCTTgctatttcaaaaaaaaaatttgggCTCTGGCAAGTCTTAGATAGTCTCAATGCCAATCAACCATCCTTGGAGCCTGCAGAGAGCTGGTGTGTGCAGCAATGTCATAAAAGTCCTGGGCTCTTCGGTGGAGAAGACCCATTAATCCATTCATCCTGCCACTCTAGAAGGTGTGAACCCATTTCTGTACTCTTCCCTTGAATACGAGGCACCCCCTGCCCTTTTTAGAATGTTGATACCACAGCTGCCCTTTATGATCTCACAGtaaacaaagatccagaggacttagccgtgttagtctgtagtagcaaaatagtaaagattccagtagcacctttaagactaaccaactttactgtagcgtgagctttggagaaccacagttctcttcgtcagatgcatctgacgaagagagttgtggttctcgaaagctcacgctacagtaaagttggttagtcttaaaggtgctactggaatctttacaaTAAACAAAATCTGCTACATCGAACCTATTATCTGTGAAACATGGAAAAATGTGTATCCCACTGACAAATACATAAAAAAAACACATCTAACAAACTTCGAATGGAGTTCCAGACAGTACAGGACTGCAGCTGTGATACTGGACGAGACCACTAAGactcttctgtttttttctcccccccctccttttggtGGTTACAGACCCGTGGAGGGACCTCTGGGAATGGCTGGATAGTGGATTATTTCCATATTTACGGGCCAGGTCAGAGGTACTTAAACCGGAGAAACTGGGCAGGAGCAGGTGAGAAGCGCTGGACCAGTCCTTGGCATGGGTTTCCCTTCACTTGGTGGTGTTGCTGTCTTAAGAGTTGTCCTCTTCTGTGTAGGTCATTCTTTGCAGCAAGTGGCTGGTCACCATTTGTACTTGTCGGACGCACATCCTATTAGAGGGTTCAACGGGCGCTACGGCTACCGTCGGAACACCCCTGATCTCCGCACACGTTCCTCTTGTTTCGGAGAAGTCACTTGCCTCCCCCTCTACTAAAGAACAGGAAATGGTGTCTTTTCCTGGCCAGACTAAGAATCTGGAATTTTTCCAAAAGcaaataataaacatttttttaattgttcATACATGTGTCGTTTGTTGCTGTTGGGGGAAATACAACACCGGCACAGTTACACATTAGAGTGAACGTGGATGTTCTCAAGTGGGATGAAAATGGTTTGCATGTTCAGTTCTGAAGGACGTCTTGTCAAGGCATAGAACGAACGTCCAACGCACTCGTTCCCAATCATACATCCTTTCATTGTCTTATCTTCCCACAGGCAGCCCATAGCAAATTTTCCAGGCCTGTATTCAGCGAGTCCTCTCTGTCTCTTTTCTCTCCCATTCCATTGCCCCAGTAAGTACACAGTTGGTACTAGTGTGCCagcatatagggttgccatctccagctcgggagatttgggggtggagcagagcaaaatgccatacagcccacgttccaaagctgccattttctctagggggacTGATGTAtatagtctggagattagctgtaattctaggagatctccaggcctctccTAGACCATCTTTGAGTGCACTGAGACTATGCACATAAGAATTGCATTGTGATGTTATGATAATTGTTTTTGAAGGTGAAATTATtaattggcccctgaggaagttgtaTTCCAATGAAACAAGCCTAAAGATCTCAGCCGGCCACTTGTTGAGATGGGGATCCTTTTTGGGGTCCCTTTCCTCGAGTTTTCTTGGCTCCACCCTgcaagaaagcaaaacaaaagaaagcatCAATTGTTGTGGAAACTACGTTGGTACACTTACCTGGATATCACTGTCTGATTGGTTGGATCCTTTGGGGTCCCCCTCCTAGAGTCTGCTCGGCTCCACCTACAAGAAAGCATAAAGAGAAAGCTTAAATTCTTGTGGAAACAACGTCGGTAAACTTTCTTGGATACAACCACCAAAGTTTATTGATTCGTAAATTTTTTTTTGGAAGTGGCACTAGGGGACTTGAACATATGGTCCACTTTAAATGTTAGAGGACTTGAATATAGGGTCTACCTTAAATGTTTTGATAAATGTTTTGACAAATGGTTGTCTATAATTTTTCTACTCAGATTGGATACATTGTATATGAATCTTGCTTGAAACTGATGCTGTTGATAACGTGTGTTCTggttgcacttggcactttatatGTTTAGAGATCAATTAATTCATTTAGAAATAGCATATTTGAGAGTCTTTACTAATCTCCAAGTGTGGTTTTCAGTCTGCTTCTTACCCTCCTGGAGGTGGCAAATGAAGCCAGCAGCCACCAAGAACTGCAGGTTACTaaaacccaggggtcatttcgtagaaaaagagctggaggaactcattagcataactcattagcatatctcattagcatatgccacgacccttgacatcactggaaatgtgtcattggcacaactgatttgtatatgccgcaccccctgacatcacgtatcctggctgttttggacccaatcctggccattcagggccaaaactgggcccaaaatggcaaaaaggggctgaaaatggctgaaaaggggcccaaaataatCAAGATCATgccactgctgagtgagagagtgatccaccacccatcagaggcttgattcgggccattttggccccaatccaggctgaaatgggcccaaaatggctgagagtcaggtgggtggggtcacctgacatgtgacctctttggggaactgccagaactgcgttcctgtgcgttcccccgcgaaatgagccctgctaagaCCGAACTCTGCCTCTTGTTGTGATGGGGTTTGGATCCCTCCTGCTATGGCTTACGAGACACTGATGGCTTGCTTACTGCAAAGGAAGTCCCATGGGACTACCCAGAGGTCAAGCAAGCAGTAAGGCTCCACTCCAAGTGGTAGGTGAATCAGGCCCAATGTGCTGTTTTACCACTACACCCTAGACGCTGGTCTCAAATTCCAGCCCCAAGAATGAACTTTTCTCTGGCCCTCTGGTACATGGCTAGTCTATATATATCCCTGgcaagtttcttcataccctccatgcatctgacgaagagagctgtggttctcgaaagcttatgctacaataaagtgggttagtcttaacggtgctactggactctactattttgtaactacagattaacacggctaactcctctggaggtaTTCAACTGACACGgataatagccactgatggacttatCCTTcaagaatttgtctaatccctttcCTTAGCCATTCCAGCTAGTGGCTGTCACTATATCTgggtggcagtgagttccacaagttttTGTTATGTGAAACTCGTTTATTTTCTAGGAGTCGAGCATTTTCAtcgcgtgtttgtcaagtgtaggaagacacaatgttagctggaaagcatagtttaaaaagacagagccagcgcacaccattcctcagagggtttgctaatttcatctttgcctcctcgacgcctctgtcaatttcactttttCAATCTAAAACTGGAAATtaaaaccagagggcagcaaggaatggaaatgggctggagctgccttccagagccaggcatgGATCTGGAGAGgtcataatgggctgaagtttcccttctggcatttcacagccgcttcacacagctccagtgtatagcaaagcctttgccctaccaccggctctgtctttttaaactacctctcctggctaacattgcatctcctgacacgtattTACACTGCTGGCTACCTGGTTTGGGGAGGCCTTGGATTCCCTAAAAGCCCTGTTGGATTCCCCTCTTTGTTCAAAGTATTATCTACCTTGGTATAAAAGCAAATGCCACACATTGGGCAGAGGCGTTAAACGACAGATGATGCAAAACAGTTCCTGGACTACACAACTTGTAAATTATGTATTACTTCACCTTTCAGAGTATCTTTCCTTATACCTTCAGGCACTTCAAAAAGCAACTGTGCtgtatgtaaatatattttacaGCTAATTGACTGTTTAAAAGCAAGACTAATTGACGATTAAATCAGTTGAGAGGCTAAATCCATGAACGTGTATTGTTACTTGGCTAAAAACATCCAGCTGGGGTGAGctgtaagtttttaaaaacaaataccgCTTAAGCTTTATTGCTGGAGAAATCAACATGGTGCCTGTAAACGGAAGGCTTCTGTTCAACGACGCTGCCTCGTTAGAGCCCTTCGCCGTATTCTCACGCGGCATCCATTCCTTGCAATCTGTTGCAATTAGTTTTGCGCCTGTCAGTTCCCGTTGCGCTTATCAGCGCAATTGCTTGCATTAAATTTCACcgctctgtttttttttaatggcttgatGGCTTTTTGTTAAATTGGACTTAACTGCTCTAACagcgaaatcctaaacagagtttctcccGCCTAAGTCTATCGATTtccatgggcttagattggagtaacactGCTGAAAATTTCACTATTAGTCTATTTTTAGATAAGTTCCATTGCGGGGTTTTTTTTTGAGGGGTGGATAGAATGCGGTACTGATGTTTATTGCATTTTTACTTGGTTGTGAGCAGCGTCCTCAAATTTTGGTGGGTGAGGGTGAGATGtacatttcttaaataaataaaatagaaaagagtccagcagcacctttaagactaaccaactttactgtagcataagcttccaagaaccacagctctcttcgtcaggtgggagtcaagtagcacctttaagactaaccaactatattgtagcataagcttttgagaaccacagcaacTGATgaagaagacagctgtggttctcgaaagcttatcatcagatgcatctgacaaagagagctgtgattctcgaaagcttatgctacagtaaagttggttagtcttaaaggtgctactggactcttttctgttttgcttctacagactaacacggctaactcctctggttaaataaataaatgcatccaTAAAGTTTAACACCATTTACCTCCTGCAACTTCCAACCGGCCGCTCAATCACTTTTGAAAATTGGATCCAGGGGATACATTCCTGGGTAGGTGGTCCCCCCTTTTAAATATCACAAGACACATATGTGAATGATTACACACATTCAAATCTTCTGTAAAGATGATTGATTGCCAATggatgttttttggggggggggggttgctctctTTTCTTCCCTGAAGCTTCAGGTGGCTAGCTGAGCTATTCTGTATTAGTCGGACAAAATTCATGTCCAGaaactccttaaagaccaacaaaatttttcaggatataagcttttgtgagataCTTTGACCTTTTATTCCCTGTCCCCCCTCATAAATTTAAGAATATCCAAAATCTGAATCTTCCAGATAAtgataaccaggggtcatttcgtagaaaaagagctggaggaactcattagcataaccattagcatatgccacaccccttgccatcactggaagtgtgtccttggcataactgatttgcatatgccacaccccctgacatcaccaatcctggctgttttggacccagtcctggccattcagggccgaaattgggcccaaaatggcaaaagggggctgaaaatggcagaaaaggggcccaaaatggtcaggatcaggccgctgctgagtgggagagtgatccaccacccatcagaggcccaatccaggccttttcagccccaatccaggccaaaacgggcccaaaatggccaagagtcaggtgggcggggccacctgacatgtgacctctctggggaactgccggaacttcattccggcacgttcccccttgaaatgagccctgatgataACAATCTCTCCTGTGGTTGCTACCAGACATAGTaatcactgtaaaaaaaaaaaaaggatccaaCGCTGGAGGACTCTAGAAACATTAAGAAGCAAATGCCAAACCACAGAAGCTGATTTACTGGCAATGTATGCACGTCCTTGAGTGCACAAAAATAAAACTGCAGAGTCAGAGGAGGGGCTATGTTTTTGAACAGGGAATGCTGAAGAGGCAGATAAAGGAGGGAGTGGGGGGGCATCTAACATATCACCAACCAAATAATTACAATTGTTCCGCATCAGCCCGCTTCTCAAGTGGCAGTGCTGCTATAAGCATAAGAAGCAATCTGAAAATTGGTAGAAATTGaagtttgggtgggtgggtgggtggaaataGCATGCCTAAAAATACTGAAAACGATAGCTGTGGAAATGGTTTGGGAGAAACATGTGGtttgatccagccagctttttcactcagtctcggCCAATTCCCCCTCTTCGTTACAGCCCCTATCCGACATAGCTTTTCTCCATaacccccagcatagcctttttttgGTGGGAAAAGGGGACCCCTTCATCCTTTTTTCTCTACTGAAAAAGCTGCTTGGATGCAACCTACGGTCTGAATACTTGACAGCAAATGAGCCATTGTgtccctcctgaggtaaaagggTAGTGTGGAAACATTCAAACCTCTCAGCACATATCCGAACAGAGCAAAACAAAAAGAgtcaccttagagactaacaaaatttattccacacataagcttttgtgagctagaGAACTCTGGCTCACGACAGCTTATGGCTGGACTAAATTTTGCCGATCTCTATGGGggcactggacttctgttttgttgctGCAGATGAACATAGCTTCCCTTCTGGAATAACAAATAGTACCACTATTTTTTTATAATTCTATCCCGCTCTTTCTTGAAGATGGTTATACATACATGGTTcacctcacagcagccctgtgaggtaggtcacaTTGTGAGAGAGATCAACTGGCTTAAGATGGGCTCCACGCATGAATTGATTTCAGACCTCTCCAGTCATatttcaacactctaaccattatactggCTCTGCGCAGCAGGACACGGCTTGTGTGCTAGTTGTGTAGAAAAATGAATTTGTAGAGGGGGGATTTGTCTCATTGGAGTAAGAAAAGCTGCATGGGTTGAAATTCCCTCTTTAGCATCTTCTTTGGGACTGTTCAGTATCTATTCTGACTGAAGGCCAGAAATACAATACTATGAAAACCGACACAAGAAACAACCTTCATCGCTTTGACCACACAGTCTTCACGAGGTGTGACACCATAACATGCCTTGGTGCCTCTTTTGTGCTATTCATGCAATGTACAAATACTGTAtgtgacatagggttgccaattaccTGGAGATTTAAATAATCTCCTATCCCtttagtcaggggtcatttcgtagaaaaagagctggaggaactcattagcataactcattcgcataactcatcagcatatgccacaccccttgacatcaccagaagtgtgtcattagcataactgatttgcatatgccacaccccctgacatcacctatcctggtgttttggacccaatcctggccattcagggccaaaattgggcccaaaatgggctgaaaatggccgaaaatgggtcccaaatggtcaggatcaggccgctgctgagtgggagagtgattcaccacccgtcagaggcctgatctgggccgtttcggctccaagccaggctgaaacgggcccaaaagggTCGAGAGtccggtgggtggggccacctgacatgtgacctctttgaggacctgccggaactgcgttcctgcacattccccctcgaaatgagccctgcctttagtagaggcttgtgtgtgtgtgttacgaggtatcaagttgcctctgacctatggcaaccctatgaatgaaagacttccaaaacatcctattattaacagacttgctcagatcttgcaaactggaggatgtggcttcttttattgagtccggacatctagttttaggtcttccttttttgctactgccttctactttccctagctttattgacttttccagagaatcttgtcttctcataatgtgaacAAAGTACGGGGTGTTAGTTACTGGATGATCTTACTTACCTCTATGCCTCGAAAAGCTTCACCTGCAATTTGTGGACATTTAAGCCTCTATTCAAGGGACAGAACATTTCTTGGTAAACCTTTTAGCTAAGCAACACTATTTGTACAGTGCAAACTAGGAAGAGAAATCCCAGATGCATTCTAGACTATGAAGCTGGCTGCAAAGAATAGTACAAAAACGCCATTTCTCCTGCAACGGCTGCACTATATCCTGGGTCCCTTAATTTTTGTGTCCCTTAACAGCTGGGCAGTAACCTGATAAACAGAGAGGACATGGTTTACTAGTGCACTACCTCTCTCCCCCCATGCATGCTCTCCCATGATTTAATGGGGGCTCATGCAGAAGATCTTTCTAGTGGAGTTTTACTTTCAGCATGGATTTAAGGTTTGGGGTTTTAAGGTGGGAGCTTTCATACTAATAGCAGGAGTAGGTAACCTTTTGAATCCAAGGGTCAGAAAAACCTGTAGCATCTATTAATGAAAACGTTGGTGTCCCAGCAAACAAAGGCAGGGCTGGGGGAATGATGGTTTCACTTGGCTAAACCAGTTGGGAGTAAACTGAGACCCTGGGGTACTATTAGTGGTATTTGGGCATGTGTAGCTACAAAGataacctgacctggatagcccaggtgagcctgatcttatcagatctgagaagctaagcaggatccaccttggctagtaattggaagggagatctccaatgaagaccagggttgcagaggcaagcaatggcaaaccacttttacagtgctatcctaaacagagttacaccagtctaaccccataatttcaatgggcttagactggagtaactctgtttaggattgcaccattcgtctcttgccttgaaatttaAATACATTTGGCTATGACCAAAACTCCTCTATTGGTATATCTTTGAAGATGCTGAAAGAAGTGTTAAGATAATTTATAATTTAAGAAACGAAAATTACCAGAGTAACTTTAATATGTTCCCAATGTCATTCCCTaatatggttaaaaaaaaaagtaccacCAAGATATGGTAAAATAACCTGTAAAAATAGGgtggccaacaacctggagaaaaaatgtcctcctttaacagaggcttaatgggatgttatttatcgggtgatgttatttatctcctgTGCCATAAAAACTTTCAGCTGCCCGTTTCCACACATTAAGGCTTTGTTAAAGGGGcagttgttggcaaccctaaatacttTATTTGTAACGTTTCACTATAAGCACCAGTGACTAAAATCTGCCCCCATCAGATGAAAGACTCCATCAATCAGTCAATTACAGCAATTAGTTAATTAATCTACCAGTTAAATTGATTGAGACTTGCAGCCCTACAAATAAACACGTATTGGTACTACTCTGCCCCCAGATCTAAGTATTACTAGGTTTGATGCAGCTAGAAAACAAAGCTGTCACTGCTCTAGTTGTTAAATTCATATTGTCCCAGTTTTTAAATCTTGATGAGCTAAAACCAAttggttttgtgggtttttttttttttgtggcacGAAGATAAACACGATTACCTTCCTCATGTCTGCCCAACCTGCTGACTGAAAAGCTGCTCCTGGAATTGCTATTCTGAGAGTCACGTTTCACAAAAGTGCACACCAGCCTCAGACACTTATTGGACAGtgaccatggctgtttccacacggcttagcTTTGCTCAtaacgacccggaacattgcgcaaaaatgcagaagatcacgttttctcatgcgagatttgcacgacatcacacaacattgcgcaaatctcgtgcaagaaaacgtgcAAGAAGATAAACACAATTACCTTTCCCTGGTCTGCCCAACAAACCTTACCTGCTGGTTGAAAAGCTGGCTCCTGGAATTGCTATTCTGAGAGTCACGTTTCACAAAAGTGCACACTAGCCTCAGACACTTATTGGACAGtgaccatggctgtttccacatggcttacctttgctcataacgacccggaacattgcgcaaaaaacgcagaagatcacgttttctcatgcgagatttgcacgGCATCACACAAcattgcgcaaatctcgtgcaagaaaacgtgcAAGAAGATAAACACAATTACCTTTCTCTGGTCTGCCCAACAAGCCATACCTGCTGATTGAAAAGCTGGCTCCTGGAATTGctattctgagggccaagctacaagtgacgaatgacacttgaacggcaagtggattgtgtggagggcaagtgaacagggagaaatacacttgccgttcaagtgtcattcgtcacttgtagcttggccctaagagtcaTGTTTCACAAAAGTGCACACCAGCCTCAGACACTTATTGGACAGtgaccatggctgtttccacaccgCTTAGCtttgctcgtaacaacctggaacatcacgcaaaaactgcggaagattgcattttctcatgtgagatttgcacgacatcgcacgacattgtgcaaatctcgtgcaagaaaatgTGATCGTCCGtagtttttgcgcgatgttccgggttgttacgagcaaaggtaagccatgtggaaacggcccatgctGTTACTTACTGGTAATACCAGCTCTTCTCTTGCAGTGTCCTTAATTTATTTaaactttcattttatttttttaacctaTTTTTGTCTTAATCTTTATAGGATGAATGCTATGCTGCTTAGACGGTCTGGGAAATGTCTCGCTTTTCAAATAGATACAAATTTCTCCTGTCATAAGGCACcaagtaacaataacaacacttTTTGTCAGCTTctgtttcccactttgggttgcCCCTTTGATAGAAGTTTAACCCGTGAAAGGTAGAGAAGCCCAATCTCGTCAAATCTTGGAAATTAAACAGGACCAGTTCTTGGATGGAAGACTCTGCCGAGGAAGCCGACAGCAACCCATCTCTGCTTttgacttgccttgaaagccgcttgctggagttgccataagtcagttgcgacttgacgcTACATACCTATGTatgtaatgtgtggaaatgggtggTTGCAAGTTTTCAGGGCAGGGAGATAAATAACATCGCTTGGTAAATAACATGCCCTCAAGCcttttggggaaggcaatggcaaactaccccgtaacaaaagtctgccaagaaaacgttgtgatgcgacgtccccccatggctcagtaatgactcggtgctcgcacaggggactacttttacctttttttaatTGGCACCCTCTATGGCTGTCAGGCCAGAACTaggggatggggtgggtgggaaacacaCCTGCTGGAAGGAGAGAAATGTAGTTATACTTACTGCACTGGTGAAATTGGGAGCTTAGCTAGCCTCTAAGGCCTTTTTAAAGCCGAGTCTCTGTTCCAGATGGTTTGGCTTCCATCATCAGCACTAAGCAAAAAGGGCACTTCACAAAAGGCtaaggggtatgtgtgtgtgtgtgctggggagCTTCCAACTCATTTAACCAAAAGCCTCTGCAAACTGCTTCCCCCAGCCAGGGCTCTGACCCCTCCAACCCTCTGTCCTTCACGCCTGCCATAAATCCGTCCAGTTTATGGGCCTCTGTCTGGCCAGGCTGCCTGGGAGTGGAGTTCATGCTCCCTGGGGAAGTGACTGGGCAGCCAGCAGGGGAGGGATAACTTGATGAAGCTTAAGGGCAGGGGTAGCAGCTCCAGTGGTCAGAGGGGAGAGGTGAACAGTCTCTGTAGTTTGGGATATTCCCGTTCAGGCTCGAAGAACACATGTATCAGCAAAGTTAGATGCCATGCCgacgcacacaaaaaaaaaagggggggggctggtaTTTCACTTTAAAGTCTTTTTCTAGTGCACAAACGATTATGGAGTCTGGGATTTTCTACTTGGAAGTGGACCCCACTTGTGCTTTCCTTGGTGGGAAGAGCACAGGAGCTCAAGCAAGCTGAGGGTTTGATGTGTCTTCAGTTTAGTGGAAATTTCATACACACATTCAGTGCACTTGATTTTTCCAGAAAGCAAATGCAGGTGGGCTTCTTGCTCTGGATTCTTGAGGTTCCAGAAGGACATgtcaaataaggttgccaacaggcatggaggaaaaaaaagccctttctctttaataaaggtttaggtaaaagtaaaggtagtcccctgtgcaagcactgagtcattaatgatgggggtggggatgtcacatcacgacgttttcttggcagactttttgttgtggggtggtttgccattgccttccccagtcatctacactttacccccaggaaactgggtactcattttactgaccttgagctggctacctgaacccggcttctgccaggatcgaactcaggtcgtgtgagcagagcttgggctgcagtactgcagtttaccactcagcaccacggggctcttaataAAGGTTTAAgggaatgttatttaccaggtgatgttctttacctccctgccatgaaaagcttcagatgctcatttccacatattaactgtgcaatcctaataagttactccaatctaagcccaacaaa encodes:
- the C19H17orf98 gene encoding uncharacterized protein C17orf98 homolog — encoded protein: MACITRRRLQRQKEFILDGVAVDTIGSSYTNILPKLWSPLPPYNAQLDIHAASYFSSPVVKSLLTKTGQTRGGTSGNGWIVDYFHIYGPGQRYLNRRNWAGAGHSLQQVAGHHLYLSDAHPIRGFNGRYGYRRNTPDLRTRSSCFGEVTCLPLY